A region from the Puntigrus tetrazona isolate hp1 unplaced genomic scaffold, ASM1883169v1 S000000464, whole genome shotgun sequence genome encodes:
- the LOC122333997 gene encoding exostosin-1-like codes for MQAKKRYLLVSVGACSLLLAYLCGLQIGEFHNQSHAELYGVSQMAGVPPRPPRWPDWVDPPLQTYLGEAEQEEDGPLLLHQHTSPRERREIQKNIYKSRRCRMETCFDFQRCERGFKIYVYPPQKGEAPSESYQKILAAIEESRFYTTDPNEACLFVLSIDTLDRDQLSAQYVHNVRARIQSLPLWYEGRNHLIFNLYSGTWPDYTEELGFDIGQAMLAKASTDMDNFRPRFDVSIPLFSKDHPQKGGSKGYLNLNNVPPLRKYLLVFKGKRYLTGIGSETRNALYHIHNGDDIILLTTCKHGKDWEKHKDARCDRDNEEYT; via the coding sequence TGGGGGCCTGTAGCCTGCTACTAGCCTACCTGTGTGGCCTGCAAATCGGCGAGTTCCACAACCAGAGCCATGCGGAGCTCTATGGAGTCTCACAGATGGCCGGTGTCCCGCCTCGGCCGCCCCGCTGGCCGGATTGGGTGGATCCTCCCCTGCAGACATACCTTGGTGAGGCCGAGCAGGAAGAGGACGGACCCCTGCTTCTTCATCAGCACACGTCTCCTCGCGAGAGACGAGAAATACAGAAGAACATCTACAAGAGCCGGCGGTGTCGCATGGAGACCTGCTTCGATTTCCAGCGCTGCGAACGGGGCTTTAAAATCTATGTGTATCCGCCTCAGAAAGGTGAGGCGCCCTCGGAAAGCTACCAGAAGATTCTGGCAGCCATCGAGGAATCGCGATTCTACACGACGGACCCTAATGAGGCCTGTCTGTTTGTATTGAGTATAGACACTCTAGACAGGGACCAGCTGTCAGCTCAATATGTACATAACGTCCGAGCCCGAATTCAAAGCCTCCCTCTGTGGTACGAAGGAAGGAACCATCTGATTTTTAACTTGTACTCTGGAACGTGGCCTGATTATACGGAGGAACTAGGATTCGATATCGGCCAGGCCATGTTGGCCAAGGCCAGCACCGACATGGACAACTTTAGACCGCGCTTTGATGTGTCCATCCCTTTGTTTTCAAAAGACCATCCTCAGAAAGGAGGGAGCAAAGGTTATCTCAATCTTAACAATGTCCCTCCCTTACGGAAATACTTGCTGGTCTTCAAAGGGAAGAGGTATCTAACTGGCATCGGCTCTGAAACCAGAAATGCTTTATATCATATACACAATGGGGATGATATCATTTTATTGACTACCTGCAAACACGGGAAAGACTGGGAGAAGCACAAGGATGCGCGGTGCGACAGAGACAATGAAGAATACACAAA